From Halorubrum salinarum, the proteins below share one genomic window:
- a CDS encoding universal stress protein — MIERVLVAMDGSDLSERALRYALNGHPDAEITVLTVVGGASPMMGQAAGIALSDDGEDGVREAAAPVFERAREIAAEYDATVETAVEAGRPARQIIDRAEEFDVVVLGTHSGSLAERLFVGNVAKTVFQRSPVPVTVVR, encoded by the coding sequence ATGATCGAGCGCGTACTCGTGGCGATGGACGGCTCAGACCTCTCCGAGCGCGCGCTCCGGTACGCGCTCAACGGCCACCCCGACGCCGAGATCACCGTGCTGACCGTGGTCGGCGGCGCGTCGCCGATGATGGGACAGGCCGCGGGGATCGCGCTGTCGGACGACGGCGAGGACGGGGTCCGCGAGGCCGCCGCGCCGGTGTTCGAACGGGCGCGGGAGATCGCGGCCGAGTACGACGCGACCGTCGAGACGGCCGTGGAGGCGGGCCGCCCCGCGCGGCAGATAATCGACCGCGCGGAGGAGTTCGACGTGGTCGTGTTGGGCACCCACAGCGGGTCGCTGGCCGAACGCCTGTTCGTCGGCAACGTGGCGAAAACGGTGTTCCAGCGGTCGCCGGTGCCGGTCACGGTCGTGCGGTGA
- the speB gene encoding agmatinase, which produces MFPGATTDREAASHVVVGAPLDATTTFQPGARFGPDRVRRFAETYDDYDRRTDSRFSALGVHDAGDVRPWDDVPAYLDHLAAELRSVVYDGAVPLLLGGEHTVTYAGVDAVEPDTLVVVDAHLDLREAYDGNPWNHACVTRRCLDDLGVDRAVIVGARTGSEAEWDRAAEADVEVVAPEDARKWLDALDGDAFADESVYCSVDIDGLDPGYAPGTGTMEPFGLEPREVRDLVRAVAPAADGFDVVEVNDRDDGQAAAVAGKLLREFVYAHGAARDGESGE; this is translated from the coding sequence ATGTTCCCCGGGGCGACGACCGACCGCGAAGCTGCTTCCCACGTGGTCGTCGGCGCTCCGCTCGACGCCACGACCACTTTTCAGCCGGGCGCCCGGTTCGGACCGGACCGGGTCCGGCGATTCGCGGAGACGTACGACGACTACGACCGCCGCACCGACAGCCGATTCTCCGCGCTCGGCGTCCACGACGCCGGCGACGTGCGTCCCTGGGACGACGTGCCGGCGTACCTCGACCACCTCGCCGCCGAACTGCGGAGCGTCGTCTACGACGGCGCCGTCCCCCTCCTCCTCGGCGGCGAGCACACGGTCACCTACGCCGGCGTCGACGCGGTGGAACCTGACACACTCGTCGTCGTCGACGCGCACCTCGACCTCCGCGAGGCGTACGACGGGAACCCGTGGAACCACGCCTGTGTCACCCGCCGCTGTCTCGACGACCTCGGCGTCGACCGCGCGGTGATCGTCGGCGCCCGGACCGGCTCCGAGGCGGAGTGGGACCGCGCGGCCGAGGCCGACGTGGAGGTCGTCGCGCCCGAGGACGCCCGCAAATGGCTCGACGCCCTCGACGGCGACGCCTTCGCGGACGAGTCGGTCTACTGCTCCGTCGACATCGACGGGCTCGACCCGGGGTACGCCCCCGGAACGGGGACGATGGAGCCGTTCGGCTTAGAGCCCCGAGAGGTCCGGGACCTCGTGCGCGCCGTCGCACCGGCCGCCGACGGGTTCGACGTCGTCGAGGTGAACGACCGCGACGACGGGCAGGCGGCGGCGGTCGCGGGCAAGCTGCTCCGTGAGTTCGTCTACGCGCACGGGGCGGCCCGCGACGGCGAGTCGGGCGAGTGA
- a CDS encoding CinA family protein, translated as MDDATDPAERLNALLGDRDETLATAESLTGGLVGSRVTDAPGASAYFDRGFVTYTYDAKRELLGVSRESLDAHGAVSGPVVREMAAGARDRADADWAVATTGIAGPTGGTDEKPVGLVHFGVAHAAPWGTGESFVRTERAVIDGDRDAVKRGAAERALDALVRVIEDVDG; from the coding sequence ATGGACGACGCGACGGACCCCGCCGAGCGCCTGAACGCGCTCCTCGGCGACCGCGACGAGACGCTCGCGACCGCGGAGTCGCTCACGGGCGGCCTCGTCGGCTCGCGAGTGACGGACGCCCCGGGCGCGAGCGCCTACTTCGACCGCGGCTTCGTGACGTACACATACGACGCCAAGCGCGAGCTGCTCGGCGTCTCCCGCGAGTCGCTCGACGCGCACGGCGCCGTGAGCGGGCCGGTCGTCCGCGAGATGGCGGCGGGCGCCCGCGACCGGGCGGACGCGGACTGGGCGGTCGCGACGACCGGTATCGCCGGACCGACGGGCGGGACCGACGAGAAACCGGTGGGGCTCGTCCACTTCGGCGTCGCGCACGCCGCGCCGTGGGGCACCGGGGAGTCGTTCGTTCGGACCGAGCGGGCCGTCATCGACGGCGACCGCGACGCGGTGAAGCGGGGCGCCGCCGAGCGGGCGCTCGACGCCCTCGTCCGGGTCATCGAGGACGTCGACGGGTGA
- a CDS encoding GNAT family N-acetyltransferase, which translates to MCESDARVEPATADDVDAVTDMWVSLAAGQREHGATLRAEANRATVREWVAQSVVTGELFVARTPSPEAETEGGGDGDSDPVGFVGFSLERGDYERDAVRGTVSNLYVVPERRGEGIGAALLDAAEAELAEAGAEHVALEALADNDRAREFYAARGYDLHRVELTKSLGDAEAESTDSEAESPDAESGDPPNESG; encoded by the coding sequence ATGTGCGAGTCGGACGCGCGGGTCGAGCCGGCGACCGCCGACGACGTCGACGCCGTCACCGACATGTGGGTCTCGCTCGCGGCCGGGCAGCGAGAGCACGGCGCCACGCTCCGCGCCGAGGCGAACCGCGCGACCGTCCGCGAGTGGGTCGCGCAGTCGGTCGTCACGGGCGAGCTGTTCGTCGCTCGCACTCCGTCCCCCGAAGCGGAGACGGAGGGAGGCGGAGACGGTGACTCCGATCCGGTCGGCTTCGTCGGCTTCTCGCTCGAACGCGGCGACTACGAGCGCGACGCCGTCCGCGGGACCGTCAGCAACCTCTACGTGGTCCCGGAGCGGCGCGGGGAGGGGATCGGCGCGGCGCTACTCGACGCGGCAGAAGCCGAGCTCGCCGAGGCGGGTGCCGAACACGTGGCGCTGGAGGCGCTCGCCGACAACGACCGCGCCCGGGAGTTCTACGCGGCGCGCGGCTACGACCTCCACCGGGTCGAACTGACGAAGTCGCTGGGCGACGCCGAGGCCGAGTCGACCGACTCCGAGGCCGAGTCGCCCGACGCCGAGAGCGGGGATCCACCGAACGAAAGCGGCTGA
- a CDS encoding transcriptional regulator FilR1 domain-containing protein, with translation MSDGDSASPAAVLRSLVARAVDADPERVDLLERGRASADDEATESRSPGDGAVSGDTETPARRLADLVGESESVVAVVPRFEADLARRLNAALAAGGDDPDGGEKRESDAVAPREARVVFTGAAADRLAGATGPVVRRALADRGVDAYRHDGDSPVAVALGDDRAVVGLVDDAGVAALLWTDDPAVREWAAATCRRYLDAAERVTDD, from the coding sequence GTGAGCGACGGCGACTCCGCGTCGCCCGCGGCCGTCCTCCGGTCGCTCGTGGCACGCGCCGTCGACGCCGACCCCGAGCGGGTCGACCTCCTCGAACGCGGGCGCGCATCGGCGGACGACGAGGCGACCGAGAGCAGATCGCCGGGCGACGGCGCGGTCAGCGGCGACACCGAGACCCCCGCCCGGCGACTGGCCGACCTCGTCGGCGAGTCCGAGAGCGTCGTCGCCGTCGTCCCGCGGTTCGAGGCCGACCTCGCCCGTCGGCTGAACGCGGCGCTGGCGGCGGGAGGCGACGATCCGGACGGAGGAGAGAAGCGCGAGTCCGACGCGGTCGCGCCGCGAGAGGCCCGCGTCGTGTTCACCGGCGCCGCGGCCGACCGCCTCGCCGGAGCGACGGGGCCGGTAGTCCGGCGCGCGCTCGCCGACCGCGGCGTCGACGCGTACCGCCACGACGGCGACTCGCCGGTCGCAGTGGCGCTCGGCGACGACCGCGCCGTCGTCGGACTGGTCGACGACGCGGGGGTCGCCGCGCTGCTGTGGACGGACGACCCCGCGGTCCGCGAGTGGGCGGCCGCGACCTGCCGTCGCTACCTCGACGCGGCCGAACGGGTGACCGACGACTGA
- a CDS encoding amidohydrolase, giving the protein MTEAADRIFVNGEVHTLADPDDGGDEVAEAVAVRDGAVVRTGRTHDVELLAGVDTDVVDLGGRVLLPGFVDAHTHLTTVGRYLVHADLSAADSPGAAVDLLAERAAEVEREESDDEAADESGVASDGGGTGEWVLGYGYDESTWDESRYLTRADLDRVSTERPVAAFREDMHVAAVNGVALDRFADALADAPDGTVPTEDGEPTGVLLEAAIDPIYRAVEPDREETRAVVEAALDQCAERGITSFHDMVRDSHAPRVYRDLDAAGELTARVRINYWSDHLDAVREVGLATNAGSEFVETGAIKSYTDGSFGGRTARLSAPYADAPDETGQWVVDPEELDETVAAATEAGLQFTAHAIGDEAVDAVLDAYEDASRTDAGEARHRIEHVELADDDAIERLAETGVVASVQPNFLKWAGEGGLYEERLGTERTAETNRYRDMLDAGVELAFGSDGMPMDPLVGVHHAVTAPAEAQRLTVTEALRAYTSGAAYAGFDEDRLGTIEPGKRADLVAFDDSPWEASDAIDDIDVALTVVDGEVVFDDR; this is encoded by the coding sequence ATGACCGAGGCCGCGGACCGGATCTTCGTGAACGGGGAGGTACACACGCTCGCGGACCCGGACGACGGCGGCGACGAGGTCGCGGAGGCCGTCGCCGTGCGCGACGGTGCGGTCGTCAGGACCGGCCGGACCCACGACGTGGAACTGCTCGCGGGCGTCGACACCGACGTGGTCGACCTCGGCGGGCGCGTGCTCCTCCCCGGGTTCGTCGACGCGCACACCCACCTGACGACCGTGGGGCGGTACCTGGTCCACGCGGACCTCTCCGCGGCCGACTCCCCCGGAGCGGCCGTCGACCTGCTCGCGGAGCGCGCGGCGGAAGTGGAACGGGAAGAGAGCGACGACGAGGCGGCGGACGAGAGCGGCGTGGCGAGCGACGGCGGCGGGACCGGCGAGTGGGTGTTGGGCTACGGCTACGACGAGTCGACCTGGGACGAGTCGCGCTACCTGACTCGCGCGGACCTCGACCGCGTCTCGACCGAGCGCCCGGTCGCGGCGTTCCGCGAGGACATGCACGTCGCGGCGGTCAACGGCGTCGCGCTCGACCGGTTCGCGGACGCGCTCGCCGACGCGCCCGACGGGACGGTGCCGACCGAGGACGGCGAGCCGACCGGGGTCCTCCTCGAAGCCGCCATCGATCCGATATACCGGGCGGTCGAGCCGGACCGGGAGGAGACCCGCGCCGTCGTCGAGGCCGCGCTCGACCAGTGCGCCGAGCGCGGGATCACCAGCTTCCACGACATGGTCCGGGACTCGCACGCCCCGCGGGTCTACCGCGACCTCGACGCGGCCGGCGAGCTCACCGCCCGCGTCCGGATCAACTACTGGAGCGACCACCTCGACGCGGTGCGGGAGGTCGGCCTCGCCACGAACGCCGGGAGCGAGTTCGTCGAGACCGGCGCGATCAAGTCGTACACGGACGGGAGCTTCGGCGGCCGGACGGCTCGCCTCTCGGCACCGTACGCGGACGCCCCCGACGAGACCGGGCAGTGGGTCGTCGACCCCGAGGAACTGGACGAGACGGTCGCGGCCGCGACCGAGGCGGGCCTCCAGTTCACCGCCCACGCCATCGGCGACGAGGCGGTCGACGCCGTGCTGGACGCCTACGAGGACGCCTCGCGGACCGACGCGGGCGAGGCGCGCCACCGGATCGAACACGTCGAACTGGCCGACGACGACGCGATCGAGCGCCTCGCGGAGACCGGCGTCGTCGCGAGCGTCCAGCCGAACTTCCTGAAGTGGGCGGGCGAGGGCGGCCTCTACGAGGAGCGGCTGGGCACCGAGCGCACCGCCGAGACGAACCGCTACCGCGACATGCTCGACGCGGGCGTCGAGCTCGCCTTCGGCTCCGACGGGATGCCGATGGACCCGCTCGTCGGCGTCCACCACGCGGTCACCGCCCCGGCCGAGGCCCAGCGGCTCACGGTCACCGAGGCGCTGCGCGCGTACACCAGCGGCGCCGCCTACGCCGGCTTCGACGAGGACCGACTCGGGACGATCGAACCCGGGAAGCGGGCCGACCTCGTCGCGTTCGACGACTCGCCGTGGGAGGCGTCCGACGCTATCGACGACATCGACGTCGCCCTGACGGTCGTCGACGGCGAGGTCGTGTTCGACGACCGGTGA
- a CDS encoding translation initiation factor IF-5A — MPREQKQVRELQEGSYVMMDDAPCKINHYSTAKPGKHGSAKARVEGKGVFDDKKRSLSQPVDAKVWVPIIERKQGQVVNVSGDEVQVMDLDTYDTFTMRIPEGEDFTSDDNIEYLDYEGQRKIIG; from the coding sequence ATGCCGCGAGAGCAGAAGCAGGTTCGCGAACTCCAGGAGGGCAGCTACGTGATGATGGACGACGCGCCCTGTAAGATCAACCACTACAGCACCGCCAAACCCGGAAAACACGGCAGCGCGAAGGCACGCGTCGAGGGGAAGGGCGTCTTCGACGACAAGAAGCGCTCGCTCTCGCAGCCGGTCGACGCGAAGGTGTGGGTCCCGATCATCGAGCGCAAGCAGGGGCAGGTCGTCAACGTCAGCGGTGACGAGGTCCAGGTGATGGACTTAGACACCTACGACACGTTCACGATGCGCATCCCCGAGGGCGAGGACTTCACCTCGGACGACAACATCGAGTACCTCGACTACGAGGGCCAACGGAAGATCATCGGGTAG
- a CDS encoding SelT/SelW/SelH family protein yields MAEIAIEYAEGNRLRSEAETARRLIDAYLGDRPDVDRVTLAPSGESVFCVSVEGDRIWCTDPREWIDAMEAVTAARKRLSEVS; encoded by the coding sequence ATGGCAGAGATAGCCATCGAGTACGCCGAGGGGAACCGCCTCCGGTCGGAGGCGGAGACCGCCCGACGGCTCATCGACGCGTACCTCGGCGACCGCCCCGACGTCGACCGCGTCACGCTCGCTCCCTCCGGAGAGTCCGTCTTCTGTGTCAGCGTCGAAGGCGACCGCATCTGGTGTACCGATCCCCGCGAGTGGATCGACGCCATGGAGGCGGTGACCGCGGCGCGGAAACGCCTCTCGGAGGTCTCGTAA
- a CDS encoding aminotransferase class I/II-fold pyridoxal phosphate-dependent enzyme yields MRIDPFGLERWFAEHEHEADIMLAESGIRSLDASRFDLDPGKLGYVIPTNGDPEFRASVGDRYDRSADEVLFTCGTQEANFLTFLSLLGDEAAVDGEGGETGVGSGTHAVVVTPTYQALHAVPDAFGEVTRVELEPPEWELDPDAVADAARDDTAVIVVNNPNNPTGQYHDEAAMRAVYDVAVERDAYLLCDEVYRLLAEDPQPPVASYGAHGISTTSLTKAYGLAGLRFGWVAGPEPVVERAWQWKDYTTISPSLFGQHVAKQALGAREDRILAENRELAADHRDRVANWVDEHGLDWLDPVGVNAFVTVPGGFDDAEAFCRTVVEEASVVLAPGNLFGFPGRFRIGFGLPTEELEDGLDRVSRVIEEHAAASDAAATSGGDA; encoded by the coding sequence ATGCGCATCGACCCGTTCGGCCTCGAACGCTGGTTCGCGGAGCACGAACACGAGGCCGACATCATGCTGGCCGAAAGCGGCATCCGGTCGCTCGACGCGAGTCGGTTCGACCTCGACCCGGGGAAGCTCGGCTACGTCATCCCGACGAACGGCGACCCCGAGTTCCGGGCGTCCGTCGGCGACCGCTACGACCGGTCCGCCGACGAGGTCCTCTTCACGTGCGGTACCCAGGAGGCGAACTTCCTGACGTTCCTCTCGCTGCTCGGCGACGAGGCCGCCGTCGACGGGGAGGGCGGGGAGACCGGCGTCGGCTCCGGCACCCACGCCGTCGTTGTCACCCCCACCTATCAGGCGCTCCACGCCGTCCCCGACGCCTTCGGCGAGGTGACGCGCGTCGAGCTGGAGCCGCCCGAGTGGGAGCTGGACCCCGACGCGGTCGCCGACGCGGCCCGCGACGACACCGCCGTGATCGTCGTGAACAACCCGAACAACCCGACCGGGCAGTACCACGACGAGGCGGCGATGCGGGCGGTGTACGACGTGGCGGTCGAGCGCGACGCCTACCTGCTCTGCGACGAGGTGTACCGCCTGCTCGCCGAGGACCCGCAGCCGCCGGTCGCGAGCTACGGCGCGCACGGGATCTCGACCACGAGCCTCACGAAGGCGTACGGGCTCGCCGGGCTGCGGTTCGGCTGGGTCGCCGGCCCGGAGCCCGTCGTCGAGCGCGCGTGGCAGTGGAAGGACTACACGACCATCTCGCCGAGCCTGTTCGGCCAACACGTCGCGAAGCAGGCGCTCGGCGCGCGCGAGGACCGCATCCTGGCCGAGAACCGCGAGCTGGCGGCGGACCACCGCGACCGCGTCGCGAACTGGGTCGACGAGCACGGCCTCGACTGGCTCGATCCGGTCGGCGTCAACGCGTTCGTGACGGTCCCCGGCGGCTTCGACGACGCGGAGGCGTTCTGCCGGACGGTCGTCGAGGAGGCGAGCGTCGTCCTCGCGCCCGGGAACCTGTTCGGCTTCCCGGGCCGGTTCCGGATCGGGTTCGGGCTGCCGACCGAGGAGCTGGAAGACGGGCTCGACCGCGTGAGCCGCGTGATCGAGGAGCACGCGGCGGCGTCCGACGCGGCCGCGACGAGCGGGGGTGACGCCTGA
- a CDS encoding class I SAM-dependent methyltransferase: MTDTDWDERFASGEYPRAPAPSPVLRAYEPSLPGGRALDVAAGTGRNAVFLADRGYDVDALDASAEGLRIVRERAAERGVADRIETIEADATTHELPAETYDLVTMSYFHTLDRFADLVASLSPGGYLFVEGHLRSAEPSPSGPSDDRYRFAANELLRAGLGLSVRYYDETTTERPGDRRRATARLLARKSTGGRQSYPPRPDAPARWPGDERDSAGADDAAGDSAAAGDPDP; the protein is encoded by the coding sequence GTGACCGACACCGACTGGGACGAGCGCTTCGCGTCGGGAGAGTACCCCCGCGCGCCGGCGCCGTCTCCCGTGCTACGCGCCTACGAGCCGTCGCTGCCCGGCGGTCGCGCGCTCGACGTCGCCGCCGGCACCGGCCGCAACGCGGTGTTCCTCGCGGACCGCGGCTACGACGTCGACGCGCTGGACGCCTCGGCGGAGGGGCTCCGGATCGTCCGCGAGCGCGCCGCCGAACGCGGCGTCGCCGACCGGATCGAGACGATCGAAGCGGACGCGACGACGCACGAACTCCCGGCGGAGACCTACGACCTCGTCACGATGAGCTACTTCCACACCCTCGACCGCTTCGCCGACCTCGTCGCTTCGCTCTCGCCCGGGGGGTACCTCTTCGTCGAGGGCCACCTCCGCTCGGCGGAGCCGTCGCCGTCGGGACCGAGCGACGACCGCTACCGCTTCGCGGCGAACGAGTTGCTCCGCGCCGGGCTCGGACTGAGCGTGCGCTACTACGACGAGACGACGACGGAGCGCCCCGGCGACCGCCGCCGCGCGACGGCGCGGCTGCTGGCGCGGAAGTCGACCGGCGGCCGGCAGTCGTATCCGCCGCGACCCGACGCGCCCGCCCGATGGCCGGGCGACGAGCGCGACTCGGCGGGCGCAGACGACGCCGCGGGCGACTCCGCGGCCGCGGGCGATCCGGACCCGTGA
- a CDS encoding DEAD/DEAH box helicase family protein — protein sequence MDVRLTYEDGTIRVDADADLAPDALPPLPGVETDPRTGTGRAPAHRYAELRRALRVAGVSVDDRVLDASDRAASEAGLPDALATDYDLREYQREALDAWHEADDRGVIELPTGAGKTVIAIRAMVDLGVPTLVIVPTVDLLDQWQRELEREFDAPIGRFGGGEQRREAITVSTYDSAYLKADGVGDAFEFVVFDEVHHLGGEGYRDAARLLAAPARLGLTATFERPDGAHEVVADLVGDRVYALDVDDLAGDHLAPYDIRRIEVELTAEERERYDERQGTFVEYVRDAGITFSSGSDYQELVKRSGNDPAAREALLAKQDAREIMMNADRKVERLGEILERHRDDRVIVFTAHTDLVYRLSERFLLPAITAETGAKERREILERFRDGTYGRVVAANVLDEGVDVPDANVAVLLSGSGSEREFTQRLGRVLRPKEDGGRATLYELVSAETAEERVASRRR from the coding sequence ATGGACGTCCGGCTGACCTACGAGGACGGCACGATCCGGGTCGACGCGGACGCCGACCTCGCGCCCGACGCGCTGCCGCCGCTTCCGGGAGTGGAGACCGACCCCCGGACCGGGACCGGCCGGGCGCCCGCGCACCGCTACGCCGAACTCCGGCGGGCGCTCCGGGTGGCCGGCGTCTCGGTCGACGACCGCGTCCTCGACGCGAGCGACCGCGCCGCGAGCGAGGCGGGGCTGCCGGACGCGCTCGCGACGGACTACGACCTCCGTGAGTACCAGCGCGAGGCGTTGGACGCCTGGCACGAGGCGGACGACCGCGGCGTGATCGAACTCCCGACCGGCGCGGGCAAGACCGTGATCGCGATCCGCGCGATGGTCGATCTGGGCGTCCCGACACTCGTCATCGTCCCCACGGTGGACCTGCTCGACCAGTGGCAACGGGAGCTCGAACGCGAGTTCGACGCCCCGATCGGTCGGTTCGGCGGCGGCGAGCAGCGTCGCGAGGCGATCACGGTGTCGACGTACGACTCTGCGTACCTCAAGGCCGACGGCGTCGGCGACGCCTTCGAGTTCGTCGTCTTCGACGAGGTCCACCACCTCGGCGGCGAGGGGTACCGCGACGCCGCGCGCCTGCTCGCGGCGCCCGCGCGGCTCGGCCTCACCGCGACCTTCGAGCGCCCGGACGGCGCCCACGAGGTCGTCGCCGACCTGGTCGGCGACCGCGTCTACGCGCTCGACGTTGACGACCTGGCGGGCGACCACCTCGCGCCCTACGACATCCGGCGGATCGAGGTGGAGCTGACGGCGGAAGAGCGCGAGCGATACGACGAGAGGCAGGGCACCTTCGTCGAGTACGTGCGCGACGCCGGCATCACGTTTTCGAGCGGCAGCGACTACCAGGAGCTCGTCAAGCGCTCGGGCAACGATCCCGCGGCCCGCGAGGCCCTGCTCGCGAAGCAGGACGCCCGCGAGATCATGATGAACGCCGACCGCAAGGTCGAGCGGCTCGGCGAAATCTTAGAGCGCCACCGCGACGACCGCGTCATCGTGTTCACGGCCCACACCGACCTCGTCTACCGCCTCTCCGAGCGCTTCCTCCTGCCCGCGATCACCGCCGAGACGGGCGCGAAGGAGCGCCGCGAAATCCTCGAACGCTTCCGCGACGGCACCTACGGCCGGGTCGTCGCCGCGAACGTCCTCGACGAGGGGGTCGACGTGCCCGACGCCAACGTGGCGGTCCTGCTCTCCGGCTCGGGCAGCGAGCGCGAGTTCACCCAGCGGCTCGGCCGCGTACTCCGTCCGAAGGAGGACGGCGGCCGGGCGACGCTCTACGAGCTGGTCAGCGCCGAGACCGCCGAGGAACGGGTGGCGAGCCGGCGACGTTGA
- a CDS encoding CBS domain-containing protein, whose translation MRTDTTVRDVMHREFLGVSESDSLSEAAALLVDEETNCLVVVRGGEPVGRLESRDALDALLDATTGGSDGGPAPADLTVGDVMGPPLPAVAPDDSLAAVEERLVAEGADRVVAVADGEAVGVVTDGDALAAGAPRTGTGTEAFGEEPAAGEPGANGAVLSTAPAADAGAERRAEATMDPEAAERAAVATGDETADTDGGADATAGASGGSTQGVCENCGALVPDLVTANGQAVCPNCREI comes from the coding sequence ATGCGAACAGACACCACGGTCCGTGACGTGATGCATCGCGAGTTCCTCGGCGTCAGCGAGTCGGACTCGCTCTCGGAGGCGGCCGCCCTGCTGGTCGACGAGGAGACGAACTGCCTGGTCGTCGTGCGCGGGGGCGAGCCGGTCGGACGCCTGGAGTCCCGCGACGCGCTCGACGCGCTGCTGGACGCGACGACCGGCGGGTCGGACGGCGGTCCGGCCCCCGCCGACCTCACCGTCGGCGACGTGATGGGTCCGCCGCTGCCGGCGGTGGCGCCCGACGACTCGCTGGCGGCGGTCGAGGAGCGCCTCGTCGCGGAGGGGGCGGACCGCGTCGTCGCCGTCGCGGACGGGGAGGCCGTCGGCGTCGTCACGGACGGCGACGCGCTCGCCGCGGGCGCGCCGCGGACGGGCACCGGCACCGAGGCCTTCGGCGAGGAGCCCGCGGCGGGCGAGCCCGGAGCCAACGGGGCGGTGCTGTCGACCGCGCCCGCCGCGGACGCCGGCGCCGAGCGGCGCGCCGAGGCGACGATGGATCCGGAGGCGGCGGAGCGCGCGGCGGTCGCGACGGGGGACGAGACCGCCGACACCGACGGCGGCGCCGACGCGACCGCCGGCGCGAGCGGGGGATCGACGCAGGGCGTCTGCGAGAACTGCGGCGCGCTCGTCCCCGACCTCGTCACCGCGAACGGGCAGGCCGTCTGCCCGAACTGCCGCGAGATCTGA
- a CDS encoding universal stress protein, whose amino-acid sequence MYDNVLLPTDGSVGVDRATDHAIDAADRYDATLHVLYVVDSDVVNAYSGDEFVDGAEGAEETLEESGREALDAVASRADEAGVETVTALRYGVPHEEILRYVDEADVDLTVMGSKTRSGDYRRMLGSVTERVSRQSTAPVSIVKTTVDA is encoded by the coding sequence ATGTACGACAACGTCCTCCTCCCGACCGACGGCAGCGTCGGCGTCGACCGCGCGACCGACCACGCGATAGACGCCGCCGACCGCTACGACGCGACGCTCCACGTCCTCTACGTGGTCGACAGCGACGTGGTGAACGCCTACTCCGGCGACGAGTTCGTCGACGGCGCCGAGGGCGCCGAGGAGACGCTCGAAGAAAGCGGCCGCGAGGCGCTCGACGCGGTCGCGTCCCGCGCGGACGAGGCCGGCGTCGAGACCGTCACCGCCCTCCGGTACGGCGTCCCCCACGAGGAGATCCTCCGGTACGTCGACGAGGCGGACGTGGACCTCACGGTGATGGGGTCGAAGACGCGCTCCGGCGACTACCGACGGATGCTCGGCTCCGTCACCGAGCGCGTCTCCCGGCAGTCGACCGCGCCCGTGAGCATCGTGAAGACGACCGTCGACGCCTGA
- the udk gene encoding uridine kinase has translation MAIPSFVIGIAGGTGAGKTTVSRLVTRDLGDSVTRIPLDNYYEDLSHLEFEERQEVNYDHPSAFEWELLRDHLEALLEGQSVEMPQYDFEVHNRKDERVTVEPTDVIVLEGILALYDEEINDMMDLRLFVETDADVRILRRIRRDVIERGRDLEGVIDQYLSTVKPMHEQFIEPSKKHADVIIPEGANSVAVNLLEEKLRAEVEGDAVRSWERGSLEQELGEKRSLDVDGDD, from the coding sequence ATGGCCATTCCCTCGTTCGTGATCGGGATCGCGGGCGGGACGGGCGCCGGGAAGACGACGGTCTCCCGACTCGTCACCCGCGACCTCGGCGACAGCGTCACCCGGATCCCGCTGGACAACTACTACGAGGACCTCTCGCACCTCGAGTTCGAGGAGCGCCAGGAGGTCAACTACGACCACCCCTCGGCGTTCGAGTGGGAGCTGCTGCGGGACCACCTCGAAGCCCTGCTGGAGGGCCAGTCCGTCGAGATGCCCCAGTACGACTTCGAGGTCCACAACCGGAAAGACGAGCGCGTCACCGTCGAGCCGACCGACGTGATCGTCTTGGAGGGCATCCTCGCGCTGTACGACGAGGAGATAAACGACATGATGGACCTCCGGCTGTTCGTCGAGACCGACGCCGACGTGCGGATCCTGCGCCGCATCCGCCGGGACGTGATCGAGCGCGGCCGCGACCTGGAGGGCGTCATCGACCAGTACCTCTCGACGGTGAAGCCGATGCACGAGCAGTTCATCGAGCCCTCGAAGAAGCACGCAGACGTGATCATCCCGGAGGGCGCCAACAGCGTCGCCGTGAACCTCTTAGAGGAGAAGCTCCGCGCCGAGGTCGAGGGCGACGCGGTCCGCAGCTGGGAGCGGGGCAGCCTCGAACAGGAGCTGGGCGAGAAGCGCTCGCTGGACGTCGACGGCGACGATTAA